In a single window of the Etheostoma spectabile isolate EspeVRDwgs_2016 chromosome 3, UIUC_Espe_1.0, whole genome shotgun sequence genome:
- the tomt gene encoding transmembrane O-methyltransferase homolog has translation MVSAAIALAFIPLLLTIIIRCRYYFVLFYRAVLVRIWKDCVTGLSREERAYQYVLTHATPGDPDSILEAFDVWCSKVEFISNIGPKKGKILDRLLMEQSPLTVLELGAHCGYSTVRIARSLPLGARLYSLEMDARNAAIAEKIIRLAGFDDDTVELIVNPSDEVIPRLRCDYGLERLDFVFMDHWKKCYLPDLQMLEGSGLLGKGSMILADNVLFPGAPKFLRYIRKSGLYEWKVHRATLEYSKGIRDGMAELVYHGIK, from the exons ATGGTGTCGGCTGCTATTGCCCTGGCCTTCATTCCCCTCCTGTTGACAATAATTATCCGGTGCCGCTACTACTTTGTGCTGTTTTATCGGGCGGTCCTGGTCAGGATATGGAAGGACTGTGTTACTGGCCTTAGTCGTGAGGAGCGGGCTTACCAGTATGTTCTCACTCATGCCACCCCTGGAGACCCCGACAGCATCCTGGAAGCCTTCGATGTCTGGTGCAGCAAGGTGGAGTTCATCAGCAACATTGGGCCTAAAAAAG gGAAGATCCTGGACCGACTGCTGATGGAGCAGAGCCCTCTGACAGTGCTTGAGCTGGGTGCCCACTGCGGGTACAGCACTGTGCGGATCGCCCGGTCTCTACCCCTGGGTGCCAGGCTCTACAGCCTCGAGATGGACGCGAGGAACGCTGCCATCGCTGAGAAAATCATCCGCCTGGCAGGGTTTGACGATGACACG GTGGAGCTCATCGTAAATCCATCTGATGAGGTGATCCCTCGGCTTCGGTGTGACTACGGTTTGGAGAGGCTGGATTTTGTCTTCATGGACCACTGGAAGAAATGCTACCTCCCTGATCTGCAG ATGCTGGAAGGCTCTGGTCTGCTGGGAAAAGGGTCTATGATCTTGGCCGACAACGTGTTGTTCCCCGGGGCTCCAAAGTTCCTCAGATACATTCGCAAGAGCGGCCTGTATGAGTGGAAGGTCCATCGGGCCACGCTAGAGTACAGCAAAGGCATCCGGGACGGGATGGCAGAGCTGGTGTACCACGGAATCAAGTAG
- the sfrp2l gene encoding secreted frizzled-related protein 2-like, whose product MLVSVLRFVLLFGVAHAFDTKAPAQLGPLSNGFSSSVRSVCKPIPSTLSLCHGIGYRHMRIPNLLGHDTLREAQQQSAAWLPLISKLCHRDTKKFLCSLFAPVCLPELSGPISPCRSLCELVRDGCVPVMSAFGFPWPEMFNCTRFPRGTELCIPATLAQEGRTAEEVRHEEVLKGSVICDACSLAAEGETDIQENFCHSPYAFKMRLDSVSMVGGDRQLVPTARSRILRWAGGGAERAEGVGGAMAHSALWLQEGGTCTCPGLDSAETNEERGLEEEHMDKRQAKEGGKEEKWAQRGWYLALAQAEEGRLVLTRLVRWTRGDKELKKFIRMLLKPSCPEL is encoded by the exons ATGCTTGTTTCTGTGCTccgttttgttttgctgtttggaGTTGCTCATGCATTTGACACCAAGGCTCCTGCCCAGCTCGGGCCGCTGTCGAACGGGTTCAGTTCCTCGGTCCGCTCGGTGTGTAAACCCATCCCGAGCACGCTGTCTCTGTGCCACGGCATCGGCTACAGACACATGCGGATCCCCAACCTACTCGGCCATGATACACTAAGAGAGGCCCAACAGCAGTCGGCGGCCTGGCTGCCCCTTATCTCCAAGCTGTGCCACCGGGACACCAAGAAGTTCCTGTGCTCGCTGTTCGCCCCGGTGTGTTTGCCGGAGCTCAGCGGGCCGATCAGCCCCTGCAGGAGCCTGTGCGAGCTCGTGCGGGACGGCTGCGTGCCCGTTATGAGCGCGTTCGGGTTCCCCTGGCCGGAGATGTTCAACTGCACCCGGTTCCCGCGCGGAACGGAGCTCTGTATCCCGGCAACCTTAGCGCAGGAGGGGCGAACGGCAGAGGAGGTCAGGCACGAGGAAGTGTTGAAAG GGAGTGTTATCTGTGATGCTTGTAGCCTGGCGGCTGAAGGCGAAACTGACATCCAGGAAAACTTCTGTCACAGTCCATATG cGTTTAAGATGCGTCTGGACAGTGTGTCGATGGTGGGAGGGGACCGTCAGTTGGTGCCTACGGCCCGCAGCCGCATCCTGCGGTGGGCAGGGGGAGGTGCAGAGAGGGCAGAAGGGGTTGGAGGCGCAATGGCCCACAGTGCTTTGTGGCTGCAAGAAGGAGGCACATGTACTTGTCCTGGCTTAGACTCTGCAGAGACAAATGAAGAAAGGGGGTTAGAGGAGGAGCACATGGATAAGAGACAAGCAAAAGAAGGAGGAAAGGAAGAGAAATGGGCCCAGAGAGGATGGTACCTGGCCCTGGCTCAGGCTGAAGAGGGACGACTGGTGCTGACTCGACTGGTGAGGTGGACCAGAGGGGACAAAGAGCTGAAGAAGTTCATCAGAATGCTCCTTAAACCGTCCTGTCCAGAGCTGTAG
- the lamtor1 gene encoding ragulator complex protein LAMTOR1 has product MGCCYSSENETTEQDPDERKPLIPHPNPVSKPPNGTDWITTSVPSARTDEQALLTSILTKTAQNIIDVSAADSVMMEQHEYMDKARQYSTKLAVLSNSLPQKKALALPSLTSQPHQVLASDLVPYSDVQQVSKIAAYAYSAISQIKVDAKEELVVQFAIP; this is encoded by the exons ATGGGTTGCTGTTACAGCAGCGAGAACGAAACCACAGAGCAG GACCCTGATGAACGTAAGCCGCTGATCCCCCACCCAAACCCTGTCAGCAAGCCCCCAAATGGAACAGACTGGATCACTACCAGTGTGCCCTCAGCGAGGACGGATGAACAGGCCCTCCTTACATCCATCCTCACCAAGACAGCACA GAACATTATTGATGTCTCAGCAGCTGACTCTGTCATGATGGAGCAGCATGAATACATGGACAAAGCTCGGCAATACAG taCGAAGTTGGCTGTGTTGAGCAACAGTCTGCCCCAGAAGAAAGCCCTCGCTCTCCCCTCCCTCACCAGCCAGCCCCACCAAGTGCTTGCGAGTGACCTGGTGCCATACTCAGATGTTCAGCAG GTGTCCAAGATAGCAGCTTACGCTTACAGTGCAATCTCTCAAATCAAAGTGGATGCTAAAGAAGAACTGGTGGTCCAGTTTGCCATTCCCTGA
- the lrrc51 gene encoding leucine-rich repeat-containing protein 51 isoform X3: protein MFLVSEGANMCGAPIDLSFKHISSLADAWTEEHNSGLRPLKRNSEKKYLSCSLRLNNNNISELHDLQKTVSHFLVEPSQLAWLDLSFNKISHIDQVLCELRDLRVLYLHGNSIYILSEVDRLGVLPHLHTITLHGNVIETNKAYRNRVISALPRLKTMDFSAVTRQERVMAKIWHHSNNRSRSSRENHQ, encoded by the exons ATGTTTCTA GTGAGTGAAGGTGCGAATATGTGTGGAGCGCCAATTGATTTATCTTTTAAACACATCAGCAGTTTGGCAG ACGCATGGACAGAGGAACACAACAGCGGTCTGCGGCCTTTAAAGAGAAATTCGGAGAAGAAGTACCTAAGCTGCTCTCTGcgtctcaacaacaacaacatcagtgAACTTCATGACCTCCAAAAGACCGTAAGCCATTTCCTGGTTGAGCCATCACAGCTTGCCTGGCTGGACCTTTCCTTCAACAAAATCTCACACATAGATCAA GTTTTGTGCGAGCTGCGAGACCTGCGTGTGTTGTATCTACACGGCAACAGCATTTATATTCTGTCAGAGGTGGACAGGCTAGGAGTGCTACCCCATCTACACACCATCACTCTGCATGGAAATGTCATAGAAACCAACAAGGCTTACAG GAATCGTGTGATTTCTGCTTTGCCTCGGTTAAAGACGATGGACTTCAGTGCTGTGACGCGCCAGGAGCGAGTAATGGCAAAGATTTGGCATCACAGCAACAACCGCAGCAGAAGCAGCCGGGAGAACCACCAGTAA
- the lrrc51 gene encoding leucine-rich repeat-containing protein 51 isoform X4: MPNPQTRKNYGVRRNTIQLKDVSNAWTEEHNSGLRPLKRNSEKKYLSCSLRLNNNNISELHDLQKTVSHFLVEPSQLAWLDLSFNKISHIDQVLCELRDLRVLYLHGNSIYILSEVDRLGVLPHLHTITLHGNVIETNKAYRNRVISALPRLKTMDFSAVTRQERVMAKIWHHSNNRSRSSRENHQ; encoded by the exons ATGCCGAATCCGCAAACCCGGAAAAACTACGGTGTACGCCGgaatacaatacaattaaaaGATGTTTCTA ACGCATGGACAGAGGAACACAACAGCGGTCTGCGGCCTTTAAAGAGAAATTCGGAGAAGAAGTACCTAAGCTGCTCTCTGcgtctcaacaacaacaacatcagtgAACTTCATGACCTCCAAAAGACCGTAAGCCATTTCCTGGTTGAGCCATCACAGCTTGCCTGGCTGGACCTTTCCTTCAACAAAATCTCACACATAGATCAA GTTTTGTGCGAGCTGCGAGACCTGCGTGTGTTGTATCTACACGGCAACAGCATTTATATTCTGTCAGAGGTGGACAGGCTAGGAGTGCTACCCCATCTACACACCATCACTCTGCATGGAAATGTCATAGAAACCAACAAGGCTTACAG GAATCGTGTGATTTCTGCTTTGCCTCGGTTAAAGACGATGGACTTCAGTGCTGTGACGCGCCAGGAGCGAGTAATGGCAAAGATTTGGCATCACAGCAACAACCGCAGCAGAAGCAGCCGGGAGAACCACCAGTAA
- the lrrc51 gene encoding leucine-rich repeat-containing protein 51 isoform X5: MCGAPIDLSFKHISSLADAWTEEHNSGLRPLKRNSEKKYLSCSLRLNNNNISELHDLQKTVSHFLVEPSQLAWLDLSFNKISHIDQVLCELRDLRVLYLHGNSIYILSEVDRLGVLPHLHTITLHGNVIETNKAYRNRVISALPRLKTMDFSAVTRQERVMAKIWHHSNNRSRSSRENHQ; encoded by the exons ATGTGTGGAGCGCCAATTGATTTATCTTTTAAACACATCAGCAGTTTGGCAG ACGCATGGACAGAGGAACACAACAGCGGTCTGCGGCCTTTAAAGAGAAATTCGGAGAAGAAGTACCTAAGCTGCTCTCTGcgtctcaacaacaacaacatcagtgAACTTCATGACCTCCAAAAGACCGTAAGCCATTTCCTGGTTGAGCCATCACAGCTTGCCTGGCTGGACCTTTCCTTCAACAAAATCTCACACATAGATCAA GTTTTGTGCGAGCTGCGAGACCTGCGTGTGTTGTATCTACACGGCAACAGCATTTATATTCTGTCAGAGGTGGACAGGCTAGGAGTGCTACCCCATCTACACACCATCACTCTGCATGGAAATGTCATAGAAACCAACAAGGCTTACAG GAATCGTGTGATTTCTGCTTTGCCTCGGTTAAAGACGATGGACTTCAGTGCTGTGACGCGCCAGGAGCGAGTAATGGCAAAGATTTGGCATCACAGCAACAACCGCAGCAGAAGCAGCCGGGAGAACCACCAGTAA
- the lrrc51 gene encoding leucine-rich repeat-containing protein 51 isoform X1: MLYWKYVARQVQSDCNCKSHNVPGCFLGNALLSITKDAWTEEHNSGLRPLKRNSEKKYLSCSLRLNNNNISELHDLQKTVSHFLVEPSQLAWLDLSFNKISHIDQVLCELRDLRVLYLHGNSIYILSEVDRLGVLPHLHTITLHGNVIETNKAYRNRVISALPRLKTMDFSAVTRQERVMAKIWHHSNNRSRSSRENHQ; this comes from the exons ATGTTATACTGGAAATATGTAGCTAGGCAAGTGCAATCTGATTGTAACTGCAAATCCCATAATGTACCTGGTTGTTTCCTTGGAAACGCGTTGTTGTCTATAACGAAAG ACGCATGGACAGAGGAACACAACAGCGGTCTGCGGCCTTTAAAGAGAAATTCGGAGAAGAAGTACCTAAGCTGCTCTCTGcgtctcaacaacaacaacatcagtgAACTTCATGACCTCCAAAAGACCGTAAGCCATTTCCTGGTTGAGCCATCACAGCTTGCCTGGCTGGACCTTTCCTTCAACAAAATCTCACACATAGATCAA GTTTTGTGCGAGCTGCGAGACCTGCGTGTGTTGTATCTACACGGCAACAGCATTTATATTCTGTCAGAGGTGGACAGGCTAGGAGTGCTACCCCATCTACACACCATCACTCTGCATGGAAATGTCATAGAAACCAACAAGGCTTACAG GAATCGTGTGATTTCTGCTTTGCCTCGGTTAAAGACGATGGACTTCAGTGCTGTGACGCGCCAGGAGCGAGTAATGGCAAAGATTTGGCATCACAGCAACAACCGCAGCAGAAGCAGCCGGGAGAACCACCAGTAA
- the lrrc51 gene encoding leucine-rich repeat-containing protein 51 isoform X2 codes for MIFVMDQQFEVSEGANMCGAPIDLSFKHISSLADAWTEEHNSGLRPLKRNSEKKYLSCSLRLNNNNISELHDLQKTVSHFLVEPSQLAWLDLSFNKISHIDQVLCELRDLRVLYLHGNSIYILSEVDRLGVLPHLHTITLHGNVIETNKAYRNRVISALPRLKTMDFSAVTRQERVMAKIWHHSNNRSRSSRENHQ; via the exons ATGATATTTGTGATGGATCAACAATTTGAG GTGAGTGAAGGTGCGAATATGTGTGGAGCGCCAATTGATTTATCTTTTAAACACATCAGCAGTTTGGCAG ACGCATGGACAGAGGAACACAACAGCGGTCTGCGGCCTTTAAAGAGAAATTCGGAGAAGAAGTACCTAAGCTGCTCTCTGcgtctcaacaacaacaacatcagtgAACTTCATGACCTCCAAAAGACCGTAAGCCATTTCCTGGTTGAGCCATCACAGCTTGCCTGGCTGGACCTTTCCTTCAACAAAATCTCACACATAGATCAA GTTTTGTGCGAGCTGCGAGACCTGCGTGTGTTGTATCTACACGGCAACAGCATTTATATTCTGTCAGAGGTGGACAGGCTAGGAGTGCTACCCCATCTACACACCATCACTCTGCATGGAAATGTCATAGAAACCAACAAGGCTTACAG GAATCGTGTGATTTCTGCTTTGCCTCGGTTAAAGACGATGGACTTCAGTGCTGTGACGCGCCAGGAGCGAGTAATGGCAAAGATTTGGCATCACAGCAACAACCGCAGCAGAAGCAGCCGGGAGAACCACCAGTAA
- the lrrc51 gene encoding leucine-rich repeat-containing protein 51 isoform X6, with amino-acid sequence MLYWKYVARQVQSDCNCKSHNVPGCFLGNALLSITKDAWTEEHNSGLRPLKRNSEKKYLSCSLRLNNNNISELHDLQKTVSHFLVEPSQLAWLDLSFNKISHIDQVLCELRDLRVLYLHGNSIYILSEVDRLGVLPHLHTITLHGNVIETNKAYRRWTSVL; translated from the exons ATGTTATACTGGAAATATGTAGCTAGGCAAGTGCAATCTGATTGTAACTGCAAATCCCATAATGTACCTGGTTGTTTCCTTGGAAACGCGTTGTTGTCTATAACGAAAG ACGCATGGACAGAGGAACACAACAGCGGTCTGCGGCCTTTAAAGAGAAATTCGGAGAAGAAGTACCTAAGCTGCTCTCTGcgtctcaacaacaacaacatcagtgAACTTCATGACCTCCAAAAGACCGTAAGCCATTTCCTGGTTGAGCCATCACAGCTTGCCTGGCTGGACCTTTCCTTCAACAAAATCTCACACATAGATCAA GTTTTGTGCGAGCTGCGAGACCTGCGTGTGTTGTATCTACACGGCAACAGCATTTATATTCTGTCAGAGGTGGACAGGCTAGGAGTGCTACCCCATCTACACACCATCACTCTGCATGGAAATGTCATAGAAACCAACAAGGCTTACAG ACGATGGACTTCAGTGCTGTGA